The Streptomyces europaeiscabiei genome window below encodes:
- the fxsBH gene encoding radical SAM/SPASM protein FxsBH, inactivated beta-hydroxylase extension form, producing the protein MTDSRSQRTIQQLVLKVHSRCDLACDHCYVYEHADQSWRGRPVVIAEATLGQVARRLAEYAVKSELKSVAVILHGGEPLLAGPARLRQMCAELTRVLTPVTTLDLRIHTNGVQLGRRHLEVFREFGVKVGISLDGDRAANDRHRLDRRGRSSYDRVLRAVELLRLPAYQHLFQGLLCTVDVANDPVAVHDALTALEPPRIDYLLPHSTWDSPPPGHGHGTVYADWLLKVFDRWEEQGRPMPVRTFDSVLSTLRGGPSLTEALGLAPSDLAVIETDGTFEQADSLKTAYAGAPATGYDVFQHGFAEFAEHPGVRARQLGISGVSETCRRCPVVKSCGGGLYAHRYSSESGFDNPSVFCSDLRGLVEGIAERITERTLHPAVTDAEELRSAQLKLDRELLALVNASLAGDPDWDAAWQVLVRLDSEGASAAHLDTVLGHPYLRAVLRRCLDGPADLPQLMATATAAAVLAETDATLGWHQPGRDLYLPTLGTLRLSAPGRVECAVTPDGLQVTGTDQGGSELAFAWQPLTTTELTDGPPLLLDDAHPYRDCYPVPVAAPLSPGDLALFGKRLRAVYDALDEREPGWRQGSDAFLGTTVTPLAPGTGLRLGTNAPGALGVAVDFEPEALIRELPLLGRRSRLLALRQVADLNVPGTGAGQLLDEVSEAIGRANASTDRGTVTEELRNARRALDRLAALPLAQLTKTGAHLAEELRREWVSLHG; encoded by the coding sequence GTGACGGACTCCCGCAGCCAGCGAACGATCCAGCAGCTGGTCCTCAAGGTGCACAGCCGCTGTGACCTGGCATGCGACCACTGCTATGTGTACGAACACGCCGACCAGAGCTGGCGTGGGCGGCCGGTCGTGATCGCCGAGGCGACCCTCGGCCAAGTGGCCCGTCGGCTCGCCGAATACGCGGTGAAAAGCGAGCTGAAATCCGTCGCCGTGATTCTGCACGGTGGAGAACCGCTGCTCGCCGGGCCGGCCCGGCTGAGACAGATGTGCGCCGAACTCACCCGCGTATTGACCCCGGTCACGACGTTGGATCTGCGCATTCACACGAATGGCGTACAGCTCGGCAGGCGGCACCTGGAAGTGTTCCGGGAATTCGGTGTGAAGGTGGGAATTTCCCTCGACGGTGACCGTGCCGCGAATGACCGTCACCGGCTGGACCGCCGAGGTCGCAGCAGTTACGACCGGGTGCTGCGGGCGGTCGAGCTCCTGCGTCTGCCCGCGTACCAACACCTCTTCCAGGGCCTGCTGTGCACCGTGGACGTGGCCAACGACCCGGTCGCGGTGCACGATGCGCTGACGGCCCTCGAACCACCCCGGATCGACTACCTGCTCCCGCATTCGACCTGGGACAGCCCCCCTCCCGGCCACGGCCACGGAACGGTCTACGCCGACTGGCTGCTGAAGGTCTTCGACCGCTGGGAAGAACAGGGGCGGCCCATGCCGGTCAGGACGTTCGACTCGGTGCTCAGCACCCTGCGCGGCGGCCCCAGCCTCACCGAGGCACTGGGGCTCGCCCCGTCCGACCTGGCGGTGATCGAGACCGACGGCACCTTCGAACAGGCCGACTCGCTCAAGACGGCGTACGCGGGCGCCCCCGCCACCGGCTACGACGTCTTCCAGCACGGTTTCGCGGAATTCGCCGAGCATCCCGGTGTCCGGGCCCGCCAATTGGGTATCTCCGGCGTCAGCGAGACCTGCCGTCGTTGCCCGGTCGTGAAGTCCTGCGGCGGTGGCCTCTACGCCCACCGCTACAGCAGCGAGTCGGGCTTCGACAATCCCTCGGTCTTCTGCTCCGACCTCCGGGGCCTGGTGGAGGGCATCGCCGAGCGGATCACCGAGCGCACACTGCACCCCGCGGTCACCGATGCCGAGGAACTCCGGTCGGCGCAACTGAAGCTGGACCGGGAACTGCTGGCCCTGGTGAACGCCTCGCTGGCGGGCGATCCCGACTGGGACGCGGCCTGGCAGGTACTGGTCCGGCTGGACTCCGAGGGCGCCTCCGCCGCGCACCTCGACACCGTCCTCGGCCACCCGTATCTGCGTGCCGTGCTGCGCCGCTGCCTGGACGGACCCGCCGACCTCCCCCAACTGATGGCGACGGCCACGGCCGCCGCCGTGCTGGCGGAGACGGACGCCACCCTCGGCTGGCACCAACCGGGCCGGGACCTCTACCTCCCGACCCTCGGCACCCTGCGGCTCTCCGCACCCGGGCGGGTCGAGTGTGCGGTCACGCCGGACGGACTGCAGGTGACCGGCACGGACCAAGGCGGCAGCGAACTCGCCTTCGCATGGCAGCCGTTGACCACAACGGAACTCACCGACGGACCGCCGCTGCTCCTCGATGACGCCCACCCGTACCGCGACTGCTACCCGGTACCGGTCGCGGCTCCGCTGAGCCCCGGCGACCTCGCGCTCTTCGGTAAACGACTCCGCGCCGTGTACGACGCACTGGACGAACGCGAGCCGGGCTGGCGGCAGGGCTCCGACGCGTTCCTCGGCACCACGGTCACCCCCCTGGCACCGGGCACCGGGCTACGGCTGGGGACGAACGCACCGGGTGCACTGGGGGTGGCCGTCGACTTCGAACCCGAGGCGCTGATCCGTGAACTGCCGCTGCTGGGAAGGCGGTCCAGGCTGCTCGCCCTGCGCCAGGTCGCCGACCTGAACGTGCCCGGCACCGGCGCGGGACAGCTCCTCGACGAGGTGAGCGAGGCCATCGGCCGGGCGAACGCCTCTACGGACCGTGGCACCGTCACCGAGGAACTGCGGAACGCCCGCCGCGCCCTGGACCGTCTCGCCGCCCTTCCTCTCGCTCAACTCACCAAGACCGGCGCACACTTGGCTGAGGAACTACGAAGGGAATGGGTATCGCTGCATGGCTGA
- a CDS encoding aminoglycoside N(3)-acetyltransferase — MADATGPQGLSARLQDHLAELGVRPGGVLMVHSSLSGTGLAPTAVRDALLRAVGPDGTLVVPAFTPENSDTSREYHAFTEGMTEREKAEFRAAMLPFEKDATPCPTMGALAECVRTTPGAVRSAHPQTSFAGLGPRAAELLADHDPHCHLGERSPMASLYAADAQILLLRVGFEVCTAFHLAEYRTVPTPSTRTYRCVLEEKGNWVEYEDLDLFDGDFGEIGARLPRELVGQREWVGKPVLLMDMRVAVDTAERMMSGYRIEMT, encoded by the coding sequence ATGGCTGACGCCACTGGACCGCAGGGCCTCTCCGCCCGTCTCCAGGACCACTTGGCCGAGTTGGGCGTCCGTCCCGGCGGCGTCCTGATGGTGCACTCCTCACTGAGCGGCACCGGCCTCGCCCCCACAGCCGTACGCGACGCGCTGCTGCGTGCAGTCGGCCCCGACGGCACGCTGGTCGTACCCGCCTTCACCCCGGAGAACTCCGACACCTCCCGCGAGTACCACGCGTTCACGGAGGGCATGACCGAGCGGGAGAAGGCCGAGTTCCGGGCGGCGATGCTCCCGTTCGAGAAGGACGCCACGCCCTGCCCGACGATGGGCGCGCTCGCCGAATGCGTGCGCACCACGCCGGGGGCGGTGCGCAGCGCCCACCCGCAGACCTCCTTCGCCGGACTCGGCCCCCGCGCGGCGGAACTGCTCGCCGACCACGATCCGCACTGTCACCTCGGTGAACGGTCCCCGATGGCTTCGCTCTACGCGGCGGACGCCCAGATACTCCTGCTGCGTGTGGGGTTCGAGGTGTGCACCGCCTTCCACCTCGCCGAGTACCGGACGGTCCCGACCCCGTCGACGCGGACGTACCGCTGCGTGCTGGAGGAGAAGGGCAACTGGGTCGAGTACGAGGATCTCGATCTGTTCGACGGGGACTTCGGGGAGATCGGGGCACGGTTGCCGCGTGAGCTGGTCGGTCAGCGGGAATGGGTGGGGAAGCCCGTTCTCCTCATGGACATGCGCGTCGCTGTCGACACCGCCGAACGGATGATGTCCGGATATCGCATTGAAATGACGTGA